Proteins encoded by one window of Drosophila melanogaster chromosome X:
- the Pdcd4 gene encoding programmed cell death 4, isoform B, with translation MEVESNNKRATNGGRHFTPPSDSDSKESSVERELNEEIEAVELNGSGGGGHSNGHVKKLMAVEDGRIKRKAKRLIQRQNSGSGGSANQTNGNGAAGAGGAHGASVMPLGINRIMPSPGGYVVPHRRWKNSRRSRTINRGRGLPKKGGGGGKGVWGLPGSEALAEVYEDENDPNYDSECNDRNVELREVITEITREEFFKLAEPIVLEYYEHGDPHEVALSFDEILQAPMREHVTSILVEIAMDHKDSQREMTSVLISDLYGRVITGKDIEKGFNMLLANLPDLVLDTPEAPIMLGNFMARAVADDCIPPKFVAKSGEELRHLGLGEHAEQALRRADSLIYKHVWAHLDNVWGMGGPLRPVKTITMQMELLLKEYLSSRDVAEAQRCLRALEVPHYHHELVYEAIVMTLESLSQTTEEAMCELLKQLDLTCLVLPAGMEQGFLRAFDDMADIVLDVPLAYIILDRFVERCNRAGFLTDKIINNVPSRGRKRFVSEGDGGHVKPTTFTMRD, from the exons ATGGAAGTGGAATCGAATAACAAACGCGCCACCAACGGCGGCCGTCACTTCACTCCACCGTCGGACTCCGATTCCAAGGAGAGTTCCGTCGAGCGGGAGCTGAACGAAGAGATCGAGGCGGTGGAGCTAAATGGGAGTGGTGGTGGCGGCCACTCGAACGGCCATGTTAAGAAGCTGATGGCTGTCGAGGATGGCAGGATTAAGCGTAAGGCCAAGCGGTTAATCCAAAGACAGAATAGTGGTTCTGGCGGCAGTGCCAATCAAACTAATGGCAATGGAGCTGCTGGCGCTGGTGGAGCACATGGAGCAAGTGTAATGCCGCTGGGAATCAACAGAATTATGCCGTCGCCCGGTGGCTATGTGGTGCCACATCGACGCTGGAAGAATAGCCGGCGTTCGCGAACCATCAATCGTGGTCGAGGACTGCCCAAAAAgggtggtggcggcggcaaGGGCGTCTGGGGATTGCCCGGTTCCGAGGCTCTGGCCGAGGTCTATGAGGACGAGAATGATCCTAACTACGATAGTGAGTGCAACGATCGTAATGTGGAGCTGCGCGAGGTGATCACTGAGATAACACGCGAGGAGTTCTTTAAGCTGGCGGAGCCCATTGTCTTGGAGTACTACGAGCACGGGGATCCGCATGAGGTGGCACTGAGCTTTGATGAGATACTGCAGGCACCGATGCGCGAGCACGTCACCAGCATTCTCGTGGAGATCGCCATGGATCACAAGGATTCGCAGCGCGAGATGACCTCGGTGCTGATCTCCGATCTCTACGGACGCGTTATTACCGGCAAGGATATTGAGAAGGGATTCAATATGCTGTTGGCCAATCTGCCGGATCTCGTCCTGGACACTCCAGAGGCGCCAATCATGCTCGGCAATTTTATGGCCCGCGCCGTGGCCGATGACTGCATTCCGCCCAAGTTTGTGGCCAAGTCGGGGGAGGAGCTAAGACATTTGGGACTGGGCGAACATGCCGAACAGGCCCTTCGCCGTGCTGACTCGCTTATCTACAAGCATGTGTGGGCCCATTTGGACAATGTCTGGGGCATGGGTGGGCCACTGCGTCCAGTGAAGACAATCACCATGCAGATGGAGCTGCTGCTCAAGGAGTACTTATCATCGCGTGACGTAGCCGAGGCACAGCGCTGTCTGCGTGCCCTCGAGGTGCCACACTATCATCACGAGCTTGTCTACGAGGCGATTGTCATGACACTGGAGTCACTTAGCCAGACCACCGAGGAGGCCATGTGCGAGCTGCTCAAGCAGCTAGATCTCACCTGCCTGGTGCTGCCCGCGGGCATGGAGCAG GGTTTCTTGCGCGCCTTCGACGACATGGCCGACATCGTTTTGGATGTGCCCCTGGCCTATATAATACTCGATCGCTTCGTCGAGCGCTGCAATCGCGCCGGATTCCTAACCGACAAGATTATAAACAATGTGCCATCGCG CGGACGCAAGCGTTTCGTTTCGGAGGGCGACGGCGGCCACGTGAAGCCGACTACCTTCACCATGCGTGATTAA
- the CG32625 gene encoding uncharacterized protein gives MSADPKLYEYVNCPNSSSHLVMLFKMPYHLPLCAKKFPSDELARCPYNRTHMYPIADIYEHIIKCPSYLREESHSDAKEDAKDCDAKESDAKDWDADPPVSTYDPNIHCEKNPIIRRLHGATRSSRRAFREKERKRLMDLNTFP, from the exons ATGTCTGCGGATCCAAAACTTTATGAATATGTCAATTGTCCCAACTCTAGCTCGCATTTGGTAATGCTGTTTAAAATGCCCTACCATTTGCCGCTTTGTGCCAAGAAATTTCCATCGGACGAATTAGCTCGCTGTCCATATAACAGAACCCATATGTACCCTATTGCCGATATATAT GAACATATCATCAAGTGCCCGAGCTACTTACGCGAGGAGAGCCACAGCGACGCAAAAGAAGATGCCAAGGACTGTGATGCCAAGGAAAGTGATGCCAAGGACTGGGATGCCGACCCGCCGGTTTCGACATATGATCCGAATATCCACTGTGAGAAGAACCCTATCATTCGTCGTCTGCACGGAGCTACGCGCTCCTCTCGCCGGGCATTCCGCGAAAAGGAACGCAAGCGATTAATGGATTTGAATACTTTTCCTTAA
- the Rtc1 gene encoding Rtc1, with translation MPPIAQEGNCLIYRGSNFLKQRLILACLSGKPVKISQIRSEDETAPGLREYEISLIRLLDKITNGTKIELNPAGTSVMFSPGLLHGGQLNHDCCVQRGIGYYLDALIALGPFCKSPLQCTLRGVTNSKDSPSVDHIKGAALSLLKRFLLVDEGLELKVVRRGVAPLGGGEIIFRCPVRKSLRAIQFQSQGMVKRIRGTVYACKVSPAMANRTVEAAKGCMLKFLPDVYIYTDQNKGKMSGNSPGFGICLIAETTDGVCFAADCCSNTREESEDTPSIPENLGKEVALRLLDEIYRGGCVDSSYQWLAALYIALGQKHVSKFLTGALSNYTVHFLQHLRDFFSITFKLENPEAEDEDEAENVRGAQKVLMACVGIGYTNINKRVI, from the exons ATGCCGCCCATTGCCCAGGAGGGCAATTGCCTGATTTACCGCGGCAGCAACTTCCTCAAGCAGCGCCTAATCCTCGCCTGCCTGTCCGGCAAACCGGTGAAGATCAGCCAAATCCGTTCGGAGGACGAAACGGCACCCGGTCTGCGGGAGTACGAGATAAGTTTAATTCGCCTGCTTGATAAAATCACCAATGGAACCAAGATCGAATTGAATCCCGCCGGCACGAGTGTCATGTTCTCACCAGGATTACTGCATGGCGGTCAGCTAAATCATGATTGCTGTGTCCAGCGTGGCATTGGCTACTATCTGGACGCCCTAATAGCCTTGGGTCCATTTTGCAAGAGTCCGCTACAGTGCACCCTGCGCGGTGTGACCAATAGCAAGGACTCGCCATCCGTGGACCACATCAAGGGTGCAGCTCTATCCCTGCTCAAGCGATTCCTTCTAGTCGACGAGGGCCTCGAACTCAAGGTTGTGCGCCGAGGAGTTGCTCCGCTGGGCGGCGGAGAGATCATCTTCAGGTGTCCGGTGCGAAAGAGCCTGCGTGCCATACAATTTCAGTCACAGGGCATGGTTAAACGCATTCGGGGCACTGTTTATGCCTGCAAAGTCTCTCCGGCGATGGCCAATCGCACCGTGGAGGCGGCTAAGGGATGCATGCTAAAGTTCCTGCCGGATGTCTATATTTACACAGATCAGAACAAAGGCAAGATGTCGGGTAATTCGCCCGGATTTGGCATCTGTCTGATTGCCGAGACTACGGACGGTGTGTGCTTCGCCGCCGATTGCTGTTCCAACACAAGAGAGGAGTCG GAGGATACACCATCCATACCCGAGAATCTGGGCAAGGAGGTGGCACTGCGTTTGCTAGACGAGATTTATCGCGGTGGCTGTGTAGACTCCAGCTATCAATGGCTGGCGGCACTCTATATAGCACTGGGGCAAAAGCATGTCTCCAAATTCCTCACCG GTGCCCTGTCCAATTACACCGTTCACTTTCTGCAACATTTGCGCGACTTCTTCTCGATCACCTTCAAGCTGGAGAATCCCGAGgcggaggacgaggacgaagCGGAGAATGTGCGCGGTGCCCAGAAGGTTCTTATGGCATGTGTTGGAATTGGCtacacaaatataaataagcgcgttatATAA
- the Yp3 gene encoding yolk protein 3, isoform B yields MMSLRICLLATCLLVAAHASKDASNDRLKPTKWLTATELENVPSLNDITWERLENQPLEQGAKVIEKIYHVGQIKHDLTPSFVPSPSNVPVWIIKSNGQKVECKLNNYVETAKAQPGFGEDEVTIVLTGLPKTSPAQQKAMRRLIQAYVQKYNLQQLQKNAQEQQQQLKSSDYDYTSSEEAADQWKSAKAASGDLIIIDLGSTLTNFKRYAMLDVLNTGAMIGQTLIDLTNKGVPQEIIHLIGQGISAHVAGAAGNKYTAQTGHKLRRITGLDPAKVLSKRPQILGGLSRGDADFVDAIHTSTFAMGTPIRCGDVDFYPNGPSTGVPGSENVIEAVARATRYFAESVRPGSERNFPAVPANSLKQYKEQDGFGKRAYMGLQIDYDLRGDYILEVNAKSPFGQRSPAHKQAAYHGMHHAQN; encoded by the exons ATGATGAGTCTAAGGATTTGCCTGCTGGCCACCTGCCTCCTGGTGGCGGCCCATGCCTCCAAGGATGCCTCCAATGACCGACTGAAGCCGACCAAGTGGCTGACCGCCACCGAGCTGGAGAACGTGCCCTCCCTCAACGACATCACCTGGGAGCGTTTGGAGAATCAGCCGCTGGAGCAGGGCGCCAAGGTGATCGAGAAGATCT ACCACGTTGGCCAAATCAAGCACGATCTGACCCCCAGCTTTGTGCCCAGCCCGAGCAATGTGCCCGTCTGGATTATCAAGTCCAATGGACAGAAGGTTGAGTGCAAGTTGAACAACTATGTGGAGACGGCCAAGGCACAGCCCGGATTCGGCGAGGATGAGGTCACCATTGTCCTGACTGGTCTGCCCAAGACCAGCCCCGCTCAGCAGAAGGCCATGCGCAGGTTGATCCAGGCCTACGTCCAGAAGTACAACCTCCAGCAGCTGCAGAAGAACgcccaggagcagcagcagcagctcaagAGCAGCGACTACGACTACACCAGCAGCGAGGAGGCCGCTGACCAATGGAAATCCGCCAAGGCTGCCAGCGGCGATTTGATC ATCATTGACCTCGGCTCCACCCTGACCAACTTCAAACGCTACGCGATGCTGGATGTTCTGAACACCGGCGCCATGATCGGCCAGACCCTGATCGATCTGACCAACAAGGGTGTGCCCCAGGAGATCATCCATCTGATCGGCCAGGGAATCAGCGCCCATGTGGCCGGAGCTGCTGGCAACAAGTACACCGCCCAAACCGGACACAAGCTGCGCCGCATCACCGGTCTGGATCCCGCCAAGGTGCTGTCCAAGCGTCCCCAGATCCTGGGTGGTCTGTCCCGCGGCGATGCTGACTTCGTTGATGCCATTCACACATCGACCTTCGCCATGGGCACGCCCATCCGTTGCGGCGATGTTGACTTCTACCCCAACGGACCGTCCACCGGTGTTCCCGGCTCCGAGAATGTGATCGAGGCTGTGGCCCGTGCCACCCGTTACTTTGCCGAGTCTGTGCGTCCCGGTAGCGAGCGCAATTTCCCCGCCGTTCCGGCCAACTCGCTGAAGCAGTACAAGGAGCAGGATGGCTTTGGCAAGCGCGCCTACATGGGTCTCCAGATCGACTACGATCTGCGCGGTGACTACATCTTGGAGGTCAACGCCAAGAGCCCCTTCGGTCAGCGCAGCCCTGCCCACAAGCAGGCCGCCTACCATGGCATGCACCACGCCCAGAACTAG